In the Drosophila takahashii strain IR98-3 E-12201 chromosome 3R, DtakHiC1v2, whole genome shotgun sequence genome, one interval contains:
- the LOC138913375 gene encoding phenoloxidase-activating factor 2 isoform X3, whose amino-acid sequence MMDYKNLLVAMCAILTFDFSTPTPQQNINAQKNIEEIFNTNTNRPASQNSGIGFVVTPEPIDPISPQKEFNSISGKTTSCNCVPYYKCDPSTNSVTEDESFDGFGVIDIRFNADDPICPASVDVCCADNRTRNVTLNPTPLTQRPNQPRGCGVRNTGGLDFTLSGVTQNEAGFGEFPWTVALLHSGNLSYFCAGSLIHQQVVLTAVHCVEAHGTETFIVRAGEWDTQTTKERLPYQERTSQTVIRHPQYKSRNIANDFALIILSDPLILDDHINVICLPKQEPEPSTTCFSTGWGKDVFGSVGKYSVIMKRVPLPIVAFNFCQAQLRNTRLGPKFALDRSFICAGGQRGIDTCQGDGGAPLVCPIGTKSENRYQQNGIVAWGIGCNDEVPAAYANVALARDWIDQQMLANGFGTDVYTA is encoded by the coding sequence ATGATGGACTACAAAAATCTTTTGGTCGCAATGTGTGCGATTTTAACATTCGATTTTTCTACACCTACTCCTCAACAAAACATAAACgcacagaaaaatattgaagaaatatttaacactAACACTAACCGACCTGCGTCACAAAATAGCGGAATTGGATTCGTGGTTACACCTGAGCCTATTGATCCCATAAGTCCACAGAAAGAATTTAACTCAATTAGCGGCAAGACTACATCATGCAATTGTGTACCTTATTATAAGTGCGACCCGTCAACGAATAGTGTGACTGAGGACGAATCTTTTGATGGATTTGGTGTAATAGATATTCGTTTTAACGCCGATGATCCGATCTGTCCGGCATCTGTAGACGTATGTTGTGCTGATAACAGGACGCGTAATGTCACCTTAAACCCAACACCTTTAACTCAAAGACCAAACCAACCACGCGGCTGCGGTGTTCGCAACACAGGTGGATTAGATTTTACTCTTTCCGGTGTGACGCAAAATGAAGCTGGGTTTGGCGAGTTTCCGTGGACGGTGGCTTTATTGCACTCCGGAAACTTGAGTTATTTCTGTGCTGGGTCACTTATACATCAACAGGTGGTTTTGACTGCGGTGCACTGTGTTGAAGCTCATGGAACAGAAACATTTATAGTGCGTGCAGGAGAGTGGGacacacaaacaacaaaagaaCGTCTACCGTATCAAGAAAGAACTTCGCAAACGGTTATAAGACATCCACAATACAAGAGCAGAAACATAGCAAATGATTTTGCTCTTATAATTCTGAGTGATCCGCTTATCTTAGATGATCACATTAACGTTATATGCTTACCAAAACAAGAGCCGGAACCCTCTACCACATGTTTTTCTACAGGCTGGGGAAAGGATGTTTTTGGTTCTGTTGGGAAATATAGTGTCATAATGAAACGAGTGCCGTTGCCAATTGtcgcatttaatttttgtcaagCCCAGCTTCGAAATACTCGACTTGGACCCAAGTTTGCCTTGGATAGGTCATTTATATGTGCAGGTGGGCAACGCGGCATTGATACCTGCCAAGGCGATGGTGGAGCCCCATTGGTGTGTCCAATTGGAACAAAATCAGAAAACCGATATCAGCAGAATGGAATAGTTGCTTGGGGGATCGGTTGCAATGATGAAGTGCCAGCAGCTTACGCCAATGTTGCTTTGGCACGAGATTGGATTGACCAGCAAATGCTAGCCAATGGCTTCGGAACTGATGTTTACACTGCCTAA